The nucleotide sequence agAACATTCACGCTaataagcaccctgtccaaaattatgagcccttaccctatacaaAATATGACTAAACCCTTGACCCTATACAAAATATATACTAGTCTTACAAGTGGTTTAAAAGCTATGACCGATGAATCTTGTTGCATTTTTTCAGctactatatatatatttcttttttaatgtaAGACTTGACATTTTCCTTGCTTTTCTTCGCTTTTAGAACAAAAGTTCAAAATCTTTATtgtctttaatttaattttttttgggtgttcttTTTGCGTTAGACTTaacaattagatttttttttactataatttGATTTACATGATTATTAATGTCGAATACTTTTTCTATGACCTGTAAAATTTAATCATATTTCTTcacgaaatataattttttaaatattcttattataaattaaattcagaaGAATAGAGGAATGTTCTCATGCTTCGTTTGATCCTAAACTTCGCAATGACTAAATGTGTCCTATGCACGAAGGATGCACTTTCTTTTACAATATTCagatttttactaaccaaatgaaaattaattttataattctagaattataattaaatgctattatcttttttttcatttttataaaatttaaaattgtcttggtgcaaaagtttttaaaatatttactaatccaatttttaaatgttctgTGTGAGATATTCTCTCGTGAATGATTGTGAGAGTTTCCTACACTTTCCCAGGGacgattttctgtttttttccttgttcgAGTGATTCGTAAAAAAACTTGAGTGATTAATAGTGTTGTACACTTTAATTGTGAGATTATTGCACTACACCACCCCTGATTTTTGTTTGCGCTCTTCGTCACTCCTCAAACTTTTTCTGCACGGAATATGCCACTATATCGTAATCTCGTTAATTTCGTATTATTGTTGTAAGTCAGTTGCCGTTTTGATTGCTATGTAAACACTAAATCATTATGCATTTGGCGGGAAAGGATGCTTTTTTTGCTTTcgtactgaaaaaaaaaattatataaaattcaattgaatctTTTGTTGCTCTCCCAGGACGGCTGTAAAGCGTCCTTCTCAgcccaaaaaaaattacttggAGTAAAATATCACTTTATCGCTTTAGTTTAACGAAATTTCAACTGCGCATGTTAATAATAtgcagatgatttttttttgtggagacGAAGGAAAAAAACGCGAGAGAGACTTTTTTCCAAGCGTTTCAGGGATGGTGATGAAAAAAATTTCCCACCCCATGAGAGAGTTTTTCCAGGCACACAACCCTTTTGGAATCACCTGGTGACTGTGCACGAATATAacgtaaaatttaatattgagaCAGCCTCCGGGGCGCTATTGCTTGACTCTGTGTATACTGTGTATAAGTATACAGAATATGAACTGGAATTCACTGTATTTTATTTTCCggggaaaaatggaaaataagatGCGGGGGGAGGGGAGAGAAAAGCACAAGGGAGTTCATTAGCAACAATTTTAACCACACTCACCAAATCTCCACGACTCCACATGTGATGAATTCCGGACTCTTGAGTTGGCATTTGATCATTCattacagtgttcatcaaggaGAAAAATCCCTTTTGATCTTCAATTCTTCTTGGTAATGATTCACTTTCACATTTCTCCCGAGATATACAATTATTGGCGGGAGTAAAATCACCTGGAGCACCTTCCCACTGGGATGATTTCTGCAACACGATGAAGAAAGTTAAAACTTCCTATGGAGAGGGcgttatcatttttattttttgttttcagaAACGTTTTCCTGGGTCtcttaattaaaatcaaaattttgttacTCTCAATGCACTTGATTTAAAGCAGatttaaataattcataataaGTCCATTAGTAAGTCCATAGTAACAATTTTAAGATATGTAAAAACAACAGAAAATCTCAAATACATTATCGTATGTGAtggaaacaataaatatttgcaaataCACGAGCATCAATTATtatctaaattcaaaattaaattattaatatattcgTAAAAATTATAAGTCATATttgtaaccctttaaggatgattggaacaccggtgtcccataaagaaaataatttttcctgactacccaaagttatttttttcttatgtctgtacataattgcaaagtagaagattgaaggaatcttgcaagtctctagcgatttgctatgtagtaaatatttaagctcaaaaatggcgaatttttaaattctcaaattcataattgattttatttatttttatacttccaatttttttaaagcaaaaccattttggcaataaaaactacaatattcatgcgaagtatttttcactaaagcgaaaaatattattcattggtattgtcagaaaaattatttaaatttttaggctatttttttccctatcgttcatagaagcacaaaatacaccaaatcagactctgttggactttccaaggttagatgtaagacttatcattgattatgtttcccagtttaatttttattgttgatttttagtttgtaaaaagtgtcacgTCGTTAAAGGGATCACGCtaccatttttttaaaacacaTAAATTTATAGAGTCCCAATTGGGACATGAATCCACAAAtagtaaatgaataaaatttaactTGAGGACAgcattttgcaaataaagaTAAGAAATGAGATAAAGAAATAATGGGGAATTTATTGGTATTCTACAAaaaagatttcaaaataaattagtcaaatgtttttatttttggctATAGATAATGATATTTCAAGATTTGGTGTTTTATGTTCAAGATTTCATGATGATCCTAATctcaataatctttttttttctcaaggtTTCAAAGATTTGGAGACAAAataccatattttctctaatttcttttcaacagaacaaatttttatttttattgatagatatatagatagatatttattcatCACCAATGCTTAAGGAACATCACAAGAGAGGCAAAagtatattgtaatttttagcggccaccgccgtcttagcgttgatgaccaacaacaggagtgaaaacggtggaaaactccatcACATAATTCAAGTTCTTAGGGGGGTTTCATCGCTCGCGCAGactaaaaaaacagcatattttcctTATgtcttttttcaacataaaaaaataattcaagctcttaaatATAAAAGTGCAACattgaactatttttttctgaaattttcatttaaaaatcttagaaAGTCAGccgttgggacctgattttcggagaccttttttgaaaaaaaaacgtatgtTTTTTGTAGACTAGATCTCTCAGTATtttcatctgacgtcaaaaaactaaatattttttgttagctGATGAGCTAAACTCGTACTTACaccgacttttttttaatgaaatttggatttttgacagaattttgtataaaaaaaaacactttttggcGTATTTCACACCAAGTTTCGTCTTATAAAATAAGTTGTTACCAAGGTAAAAAAACTATCGTTCAGAtgcgagtttaactcatcagctaacgggaaatatttagttttttgacgtcagctGAAAATACttcaagaaatcttgtccaccgaaaagtatatttttttttaaaaatcgtctttccgaaaatcaggtcccaatagcggaattttctaaatttctaaattaaaatttcaaaaaatatagttaaaatgttgtacCTCAATACCTAAGCAATGAAATTAGAATAAGAATTTATTATGCTAActaaaatgagagaaaatttgGTACTTTTTTTAGTCTGTGTAACCCAACCTCTTAAAACATTGAAAACCTCTTAATTTTGGTAATTGTTCAGGAATTGTGAACAATATGTCGTCGAATTGATAAAAAGTATGTTAAAATACttgtaatttaactttttacatCATGTTTCGTCTTGTAAAAAAAGTTGTCATCATGGAAACAAGAAATCATTCATTCAAGTATGAGTTTAACTCAACGGCTTATAAGGGAATATTAGCTTTTCTGACTTCTCAAATGTAATCTTGACTATcgttaaattactttttcaaaaaaatctccgaaaatcaggtttcaattgctgaatttttaatttaacttttatcGAAGATTTAAGATTAAATAAATCTTTCAACATCCTTAAAAGAAAACATATGCTGTTTTTAGTCTTCATGACTCATGAAACCCTTTAATGTTAATAAATTAGTTTGAAATTACTGTTTGGGTGTATGATATCATGAGTTCAAGCATTTGGCAAAGTATAGGAAcatcttattattatttatctaaAACGTTCTTCAATTTATGTACAGTTAGATTGTTTATCTAAACTTCTACACAGGGTCTAGAGCATGAGATCGGCTATCCCtgtattaataagaaaaaataataatccatATTCGGAACTCCTCTTGAGGGAAGACCTAGTTCTTCTATAGAATGCTGTGCCAGCATTATCATTATTATAGAGGAGACCGAGGTAGAATTAACCAGCATATGCAATTTTTCGTTGCGTACAattcgtaaaaaaaatgtttgtatcaggctgataaatatttcaatgaatagtaagggaagcaTATcgttccttggaaattacaaggggccaactcaatctgagccattttgcacgagacagcatgaaagattcaactttgtataaataattatctcaattaagtatgttaataaaaataattgaattattttctatttgtatgagcattattataaacatcgaaacaaacataattttacctttcaaaatatgttttttatgagttatctctttgtcattctaaatgatgcgaaaattttcatgaaattagaatgacacgggatcaacttgtttgagttagtcccttgtttcacaaaaatttgaacgataaatctattttgtgccccttgaattcaaacaaaaccgcgcaagcaatcataaagagtaaaattttgaaaaacttttataataacgaaatttattgactcatatcatctgaaattttattaaattctctgtctgagtgcattaaaacctcaaaatcgccaaaaagtgagttggccccttgtaatttccaaggagcgatatactTCGAATAAacagtggtttcctcaatattccttaaAAAGCAAACTATAACATCTCACTATCTAATTCTATACGAGTCTAATTCTGTCCTGGTCTCCCTTAAAGGGTAATCGAGGACCTAAAGTCTATATCTAAGCATTTGGACTCTATACGCGTAACAGGTGCACGAAAAAACGATTAAAAATAGTtccaatataatttttaatgtacTTTTATAGGTATGAGGACAGTTATCTCTATACAACtaataatcatcaaaattttgagttagtatatctaatttttttttaattttatttctccaTTCATTTATTTGAAATGTGAGTTCCTTATACAGGTATACTTTAAAATCCGAGTTTCTTTGACAAATTTCTCTAACGGAATATTGTCAATTCAAAGCTATTTACCAATTCTCTaatccaaaattttgtcaacaCAGAAAAACCTTACAGTAAAACAAAACATCTAAATGAAGTATTGTTTTGATAAGATGGAATCTACTTCAAAGAGCTGTATTGTTTTTTGGGAAACAAGGAACTTATCCCTTCTAAAAAGCCAACTCTTTCCATTAACTTCCTCCTTTTGATTTTACGAAAAAGGAGCGCAGATCTTCACCTCTATCTTTGCAGGAAGGTAGTTCCTCTTATGGAAGATAGCCTGTTCGAAGAGTCTCTTGTAGATGTGAGGTGGAAAGAGGAAGTTGTTGTTGTATGCCCAGTAATTGACTTCGGAAAAATTCCCGTCAGACGCTGCGTCGCCGAAATTGTGGGTGAAATGTTCACCAGAgacattttcactttttttctcctCTTGCTTCACGAACGAGCACACTTGAGCACTTTCACCACCACTATTGCAATTGGTTGTATCCTCATGAGACACTGTGACATGGCATGCGGCAtcactgaaattttcattcattttccacCCGTTAGCACCTCAGCAAGAGGACTTGTGGGGCGGCAGGACTTGGCCTTCGGAACTACATTGGCGCCAAGGATGGTGTCTCCATCTGGGTCACTTCCCACATTAAACTGTTAATTACTGAACTTTTCAGCACCATCGCGATGAGATGCACTGATGATCCCGTCTTGAGGCATCTCCCGGGGCGcacaacattttcaaatttttctttagaaaCTCACAAAGGGAAAACAAAAGGAAAATACAAGGAAGAAAAATGCCAGACTTGTAAACCGTCGCCTTGACGGTGTTCCGCAAAACTACTTTTGCAGAAAGTTTTTCCTTGGAAGGCTCCGTCAGTGGCGGATTCGACGAATTGCAGCGACATTCTTTTCCCACCCACACACCGCCCCACATACGAGTTTTCCACATATGTGAAAACGAAGTGGAGGGAGCTTCACCAGAGAATTTTCCGTCTTCGAGAAAGAGGGTGGCTCAATGGGATGCACACAAAAATTGCATTCTTTCCGTTCTTCTTTAGAGAACACACACATGGAgaatttctctctttctctttaagaacattttttcttcttctttttttattccctTGCCAATGTCAAAGTGGAAGTGTTCACCTCTTTCACTCTGCCGCAGGAGATGATACTAATTTTTCCCAGAGAAAGATGGGGAAGTGAGATGAGATATCCTCTTAACTAATCCTTAATCCACAAAGTAAATCTCCTTtcgaaattgatttattatctgTTGTATTAAAACAAGACTTAAAgctatattaatttaatttgcatATGATTTAAGTGGTTACGTGGGCCGTGAAGACTAGAAATCAGTATATTTTCTCTATTCTTCTTCAtcataataattataaattatttcaattgaaacTCTTAGGCATATTAAAGTACAGCAtttgaactatattttctgaaattttaacataaaaaatttcaaaattcagctGCTGAGAAAGGGTTTttggatacttttttttataaaagcttTCTTTGGGGTGAATAAGATTACCCAGAATAAATTCATCAGAAGTTAAAAAAAGGTCtcctgcactgagagaaatccgaaaaagttaaaataacattccggaaatgtttattttactttgcagtattgatccgaaatcagtgtaaatattatgctttttaggagtATTAGGGGTTAACGTTACCccatttcatgttaattttacccttaacaataaaaaatgttgatatatttttacacctaaaaagtgttaaagttataaggaaaaaaagtttatcgcacccctgtttttttctcagtgtgataACAGGTgaattaaactcgtacttgaacgaaggattttatgtAAGAATGTATCAATCAAATCAGAGTTTATATGAGATTTTAATTCATTGTAATGAT is from Phlebotomus papatasi isolate M1 chromosome 1, Ppap_2.1, whole genome shotgun sequence and encodes:
- the LOC129809613 gene encoding uncharacterized protein LOC129809613, with protein sequence MNENFSDAACHVTVSHEDTTNCNSGGESAQVCSFVKQEEKKSENVSGEHFTHNFGDAASDGNFSEVNYWAYNNNFLFPPHIYKRLFEQAIFHKRNYLPAKIEKSSQWEGAPGDFTPANNCISREKCESESLPRRIEDQKGFFSLMNTVMNDQMPTQESGIHHMWSRGDLGKLRAEHGNSNELTRKDDDQGDHHMTTAMYPGTAMRSASVPIRSMSPQHGHAGPPAANGSHLLSPPQPLDATKIGSNLQNGPAIGGRKYHCKICSQVSELSHFHQIHLPCVS